In Leptospira harrisiae, a genomic segment contains:
- the gatC gene encoding Asp-tRNA(Asn)/Glu-tRNA(Gln) amidotransferase subunit GatC, with translation MDEKELKNIANLAKLNIDDSEVASMLGDFSRIVQYVDEIKNLDTSSVGDDEIYEQIFYELRKDLAENGLKRDDLAKIAPAYENGYVVVPKVIET, from the coding sequence ATGGATGAAAAAGAATTAAAAAACATTGCCAACTTGGCAAAACTTAACATTGATGATTCGGAAGTAGCTTCCATGTTAGGTGACTTTTCTCGGATTGTACAATACGTCGACGAAATCAAAAACCTAGACACATCAAGTGTTGGTGATGATGAAATCTACGAGCAAATCTTTTATGAATTAAGAAAGGATTTAGCTGAAAATGGTTTAAAAAGAGACGATTTGGCAAAAATTGCTCCAGCTTATGAAAATGGATATGTTGTTGTTCCTAAGGTAATTGAAACATGA
- the gatA gene encoding Asp-tRNA(Asn)/Glu-tRNA(Gln) amidotransferase subunit GatA: protein MKDLIFLTYSEIKTKLNDGSLKSKELVSAYIKRIEDTDTKVKAFLEFNKTSILNQAEESDNRRKAGKLLSEFDGIPIGIKDNICITGEITSCSSHILENFRSPYDASVIQKLKDKGFVLFPRLNMDEFAMGSSTENSAFQTTRNPFDINRIPGGSSGGSAAAVAASMLPVSLGSDTGGSIRQPAALCGIWGLKPTYGRVSRYGLVAYASSLDQIGPFSNDLQGISDLLEIISGLDHKDQTTAKVNTFEANSVSSIDWKGKRIGVMKTEDFNFSPDVNKRYTDILKELESKGATLVPLDFSLLKYAIPVYYLIATAECSSNLSRFDGIRYGLRKEGAGKLDDLYSESRTQGFGSEVKRRILLGTFSLSSGYYDAYYGKAQKARVLIRKQYAEFFKSVDIIFQPTSPTTAFKVGEKTKDPIQMYQADILTTSVNLAGVPAISCPAGLDSGKLPIGLQITSPHFEETKLLSYAKSVSELEICKLPLPIEIS from the coding sequence ATGAAAGATTTAATTTTTCTTACTTATTCAGAAATCAAAACTAAACTAAATGATGGAAGTTTAAAATCCAAAGAATTAGTATCTGCTTATATCAAACGAATTGAAGATACTGATACAAAGGTCAAAGCCTTTTTGGAATTCAACAAAACCTCTATTTTAAACCAAGCGGAAGAAAGTGACAATCGACGGAAAGCCGGCAAGTTACTTTCGGAATTTGATGGAATTCCAATTGGTATCAAAGATAATATCTGTATCACTGGTGAAATCACCTCTTGCTCTTCACATATTTTAGAAAACTTTCGTTCTCCATATGATGCGTCTGTCATTCAAAAATTAAAAGACAAAGGGTTTGTTTTATTCCCTAGGCTCAATATGGACGAATTTGCCATGGGTTCCTCAACGGAAAATAGTGCTTTCCAAACCACAAGAAATCCATTTGATATAAATCGAATTCCTGGAGGATCTAGCGGTGGTTCGGCGGCGGCAGTGGCAGCATCGATGTTACCGGTTTCTCTCGGCTCAGATACAGGTGGTTCCATTCGCCAACCAGCAGCCCTCTGTGGAATCTGGGGACTAAAACCAACGTATGGTCGTGTTTCACGATATGGACTTGTTGCTTATGCATCAAGTCTTGATCAAATTGGCCCTTTTTCCAATGATTTACAAGGGATCTCTGACCTATTAGAAATTATTTCAGGATTGGACCACAAAGACCAAACCACTGCTAAAGTAAATACCTTTGAAGCTAATTCAGTTTCTTCGATCGATTGGAAAGGGAAACGAATCGGAGTGATGAAAACAGAAGACTTCAACTTTTCTCCTGATGTGAACAAACGTTACACGGATATCTTAAAAGAATTGGAATCGAAAGGAGCAACTCTGGTTCCTCTGGATTTTTCCCTATTAAAGTATGCTATCCCAGTTTATTATTTAATCGCTACTGCTGAATGTTCATCCAACTTAAGTCGTTTTGATGGGATACGTTATGGATTAAGGAAAGAGGGTGCCGGTAAGTTGGATGACTTGTATTCTGAATCTAGAACCCAAGGTTTTGGTTCAGAAGTAAAACGCCGAATTTTACTTGGTACATTTTCTTTAAGTTCTGGTTATTACGATGCTTATTATGGGAAAGCCCAAAAGGCAAGGGTTCTCATTCGCAAACAATACGCAGAATTCTTTAAGTCGGTTGATATTATTTTTCAGCCAACTTCACCTACAACTGCTTTTAAAGTTGGAGAAAAAACAAAAGATCCAATTCAAATGTACCAAGCGGATATCCTTACTACATCTGTCAATTTAGCCGGAGTCCCTGCTATCAGCTGCCCAGCTGGATTGGATTCAG
- a CDS encoding undecaprenyl-phosphate glucose phosphotransferase gives MLKERSQSFKLLFIVTDFFIALTSFICAYVIRYYLSPDSSFQIQTIDPFNYLILGVVLGFSQVLSFLSIDLYHPRRGLSFSDELFAIIAGVILNLLVVLSLLFFFRGESFSRLVIGYFAICTTILTSFSHFVLRTFMQYLRSKGFNLKSVLIIGTGRSAINFSETIKKHSIYGYMVKGFVAGKKNLAPKKLHTVTTTQKIESYVEENNVDLIVYALSHEEGDSLKEIIDIADFHGIDLKVIPSYEEIVTAKGRVEVLDGIPIISIRNIPLRLGYNLVLKRIFDILFSLFFILLFSPFYLAIALLIKLTSKGPVFYKQERVGLDNKVFGMIKFRSMVVQAKEKSDTLWTVKDDPRVTPVGAVLRKLSLDETPQFFNVLLGDMSVVGPRPERPFYVEKFRNEHLQYMRRHAAKAGITGWAQVQGFRGDTSIEKRIEADIFYIENWSLLLDIKIILLTPLKAIIDRNAY, from the coding sequence ATGTTAAAAGAAAGAAGCCAATCCTTCAAACTACTATTTATCGTAACAGATTTTTTTATTGCACTCACTAGTTTTATCTGTGCTTATGTGATACGATATTATCTTTCTCCTGACTCAAGTTTTCAAATTCAAACCATTGATCCTTTTAATTATTTAATTTTAGGAGTCGTACTTGGTTTTTCTCAAGTTTTATCTTTCCTTTCGATAGATTTGTATCACCCAAGAAGAGGATTATCATTTTCTGATGAACTTTTTGCCATCATTGCAGGCGTGATCTTAAACTTACTTGTTGTTCTTTCCCTTTTGTTTTTCTTTCGAGGAGAAAGTTTCTCTAGATTGGTTATTGGTTATTTCGCCATTTGTACAACCATACTCACTTCTTTTTCACATTTTGTATTGCGGACCTTTATGCAATACCTACGAAGCAAAGGTTTCAATTTAAAATCTGTTCTGATTATTGGAACAGGAAGATCTGCAATTAATTTTTCAGAAACCATTAAAAAACATTCCATTTATGGATATATGGTGAAGGGATTTGTAGCAGGAAAAAAAAACTTAGCTCCTAAAAAACTACATACAGTAACTACAACACAGAAAATAGAATCATATGTAGAAGAAAACAATGTTGATTTGATTGTTTACGCTTTGTCACACGAAGAAGGGGATTCTCTTAAGGAAATCATAGACATTGCTGATTTTCACGGTATTGATCTAAAAGTCATTCCCAGTTATGAAGAAATTGTAACTGCAAAAGGAAGAGTTGAAGTTCTCGACGGAATTCCCATTATATCAATTCGAAATATACCCTTGCGTTTAGGTTACAATTTAGTTTTAAAACGTATTTTTGATATTCTCTTCTCATTATTTTTTATTTTGTTATTTAGCCCATTTTATTTAGCCATTGCCTTACTTATCAAACTAACAAGTAAGGGACCGGTGTTTTACAAACAAGAACGAGTTGGTCTTGATAATAAAGTTTTTGGAATGATCAAATTTCGATCTATGGTAGTGCAAGCCAAAGAAAAATCTGATACCTTATGGACAGTCAAGGATGATCCGCGGGTCACACCGGTGGGTGCAGTTCTTCGGAAATTGTCTTTAGATGAAACTCCTCAATTCTTTAATGTTTTACTCGGTGATATGTCGGTTGTCGGACCAAGACCAGAACGCCCTTTCTATGTTGAAAAATTCAGAAATGAACATTTACAGTATATGAGGCGTCATGCGGCAAAAGCTGGGATTACAGGTTGGGCACAAGTACAAGGATTTCGTGGTGATACTTCCATTGAAAAACGGATTGAAGCGGATATTTTTTACATTGAAAACTGGTCTTTATTACTAGATATCAAAATCATTTTACTCACACCACTTAAAGCAATTATTGATAGGAATGCATACTGA